A window from Oncorhynchus mykiss isolate Arlee chromosome 9, USDA_OmykA_1.1, whole genome shotgun sequence encodes these proteins:
- the LOC110532633 gene encoding alpha-tocopherol transfer protein-like isoform X3: protein MMSEESEPMRHIDLGSPSLEQPAAGHWFPGPPPPVYSCTLTPELVAKAREELQEKPEWRLRDAQALRDMVLKEQPNLRTRLDDAFLLRFLRARKFDYDRAMQLLLNYHTSRRAWPEVFQDLKPSTVKHVLDLGFLTVLPHPDLNGCYILCLRPGKWKANDYPFEDNIRAIYLTLEKLIQPEETQVNGIVILADYTGVGLSQASNPGPFLAKKVVSILQDSFPIRIKAVNIINEPRIFKGIFAIIKPFLKEKMAERYVLHGSDLRSLHRKIPQSVLPEEYGGVARHLDMSAWAKTLLDSEEEFIVEFCQPDPLEGVVLPDSMLFEGEQPGGGARDDDTFRGLRSQLYYCY, encoded by the exons ATGATGTCTGAAGAAAGTGAGCCCATGAGGCACATTGATCTTGGGTCTCCATCTCTGGAACAACCAGCGGCTGGTCACTGGTTCCCTGGCCCTCCCCCGCCCGTCTACTCCTGCACTCTGACTCCTGAGCTGGTGGCCAAGGCCCgggaggagctacaggagaagCCAGAGTGGAGGCTGAGAGACGCACAGGCCCTGAGGGACATGGTGCTGAAGGAGCAGCCTAACCTCCGGACCAGGCTGGACGATGCCTTTCTCCTGCGCTTCCTACGGGCCAG GAAGTTTGACTATGACCGTGCCATGCAGCTGCTCCTCAACTACCACACCAGCCGGCGGGCCTGGCCCGAGGTCTTCCAGGACCTGAAGCCCTCCACGGTCAAACATGTGTTAGACCTGGGCTTCCTGACTGTTCTGCCCCATCCGGACCTTAATGGATGCTACATCCTCTGTCTCAGACCTG GAAAATGGAAAGCAAATGACTATCCATTTGAGGACAACATCCGGGCCATTTACCTGACTCTGGAGAAGCTGATTCAGCCAGAGGAGACTCAGGTGAATGGGATCGTCATCTTAGCAGACTACACTGGGGTGGGCTTGTCCCAGGCATCCAATCCGGGCCCGTTCCTGGCCAAGAAGGTTGTCAGCATCCTTCAG GATAGCTTCCCAATAAGAATCAAGGCTGTTAACATCATAAATGAGCCCCGGATTTTCAAAGGGATCTTTGCAATAATTAAGCCTTTCCTGAAGGAGAAGATGGCAGAGAGG TACGTTCTCCACGGGTCAGACCTGCGCTCTCTGCACCGCAAAATTCCTCAATCCGTCCTGCCAGAGGagtatggtggagtggccagacaccTTGACATGTCAGCCTGGGCAAAGACATTACTGGACTCTGAGGAGGAGTTTATAGTGGAGTTCTGCCAGCCAGATCCTCTAGAGGGCGTAGTCCTCCCAGACTCCATGCTGTTTGAAGGGGAGCAGCCTGGTGGTGGTGCCAGGGATGACGACACCTTCAGAGGGCTACGCTCTCAGCTCTACTACTGTTACTGA
- the LOC110532633 gene encoding alpha-tocopherol transfer protein-like isoform X1 produces MTSAMSSGNCVAKMMSEESEPMRHIDLGSPSLEQPAAGHWFPGPPPPVYSCTLTPELVAKAREELQEKPEWRLRDAQALRDMVLKEQPNLRTRLDDAFLLRFLRARKFDYDRAMQLLLNYHTSRRAWPEVFQDLKPSTVKHVLDLGFLTVLPHPDLNGCYILCLRPGKWKANDYPFEDNIRAIYLTLEKLIQPEETQVNGIVILADYTGVGLSQASNPGPFLAKKVVSILQDSFPIRIKAVNIINEPRIFKGIFAIIKPFLKEKMAERYVLHGSDLRSLHRKIPQSVLPEEYGGVARHLDMSAWAKTLLDSEEEFIVEFCQPDPLEGVVLPDSMLFEGEQPGGGARDDDTFRGLRSQLYYCY; encoded by the exons ATGACCTCAGCGATGTCTAGTGGTAATTGTG TGGCCAAAATGATGTCTGAAGAAAGTGAGCCCATGAGGCACATTGATCTTGGGTCTCCATCTCTGGAACAACCAGCGGCTGGTCACTGGTTCCCTGGCCCTCCCCCGCCCGTCTACTCCTGCACTCTGACTCCTGAGCTGGTGGCCAAGGCCCgggaggagctacaggagaagCCAGAGTGGAGGCTGAGAGACGCACAGGCCCTGAGGGACATGGTGCTGAAGGAGCAGCCTAACCTCCGGACCAGGCTGGACGATGCCTTTCTCCTGCGCTTCCTACGGGCCAG GAAGTTTGACTATGACCGTGCCATGCAGCTGCTCCTCAACTACCACACCAGCCGGCGGGCCTGGCCCGAGGTCTTCCAGGACCTGAAGCCCTCCACGGTCAAACATGTGTTAGACCTGGGCTTCCTGACTGTTCTGCCCCATCCGGACCTTAATGGATGCTACATCCTCTGTCTCAGACCTG GAAAATGGAAAGCAAATGACTATCCATTTGAGGACAACATCCGGGCCATTTACCTGACTCTGGAGAAGCTGATTCAGCCAGAGGAGACTCAGGTGAATGGGATCGTCATCTTAGCAGACTACACTGGGGTGGGCTTGTCCCAGGCATCCAATCCGGGCCCGTTCCTGGCCAAGAAGGTTGTCAGCATCCTTCAG GATAGCTTCCCAATAAGAATCAAGGCTGTTAACATCATAAATGAGCCCCGGATTTTCAAAGGGATCTTTGCAATAATTAAGCCTTTCCTGAAGGAGAAGATGGCAGAGAGG TACGTTCTCCACGGGTCAGACCTGCGCTCTCTGCACCGCAAAATTCCTCAATCCGTCCTGCCAGAGGagtatggtggagtggccagacaccTTGACATGTCAGCCTGGGCAAAGACATTACTGGACTCTGAGGAGGAGTTTATAGTGGAGTTCTGCCAGCCAGATCCTCTAGAGGGCGTAGTCCTCCCAGACTCCATGCTGTTTGAAGGGGAGCAGCCTGGTGGTGGTGCCAGGGATGACGACACCTTCAGAGGGCTACGCTCTCAGCTCTACTACTGTTACTGA
- the LOC110532633 gene encoding alpha-tocopherol transfer protein-like isoform X2: MTSAMSSVAKMMSEESEPMRHIDLGSPSLEQPAAGHWFPGPPPPVYSCTLTPELVAKAREELQEKPEWRLRDAQALRDMVLKEQPNLRTRLDDAFLLRFLRARKFDYDRAMQLLLNYHTSRRAWPEVFQDLKPSTVKHVLDLGFLTVLPHPDLNGCYILCLRPGKWKANDYPFEDNIRAIYLTLEKLIQPEETQVNGIVILADYTGVGLSQASNPGPFLAKKVVSILQDSFPIRIKAVNIINEPRIFKGIFAIIKPFLKEKMAERYVLHGSDLRSLHRKIPQSVLPEEYGGVARHLDMSAWAKTLLDSEEEFIVEFCQPDPLEGVVLPDSMLFEGEQPGGGARDDDTFRGLRSQLYYCY; this comes from the exons ATGACCTCAGCGATGTCTAGTG TGGCCAAAATGATGTCTGAAGAAAGTGAGCCCATGAGGCACATTGATCTTGGGTCTCCATCTCTGGAACAACCAGCGGCTGGTCACTGGTTCCCTGGCCCTCCCCCGCCCGTCTACTCCTGCACTCTGACTCCTGAGCTGGTGGCCAAGGCCCgggaggagctacaggagaagCCAGAGTGGAGGCTGAGAGACGCACAGGCCCTGAGGGACATGGTGCTGAAGGAGCAGCCTAACCTCCGGACCAGGCTGGACGATGCCTTTCTCCTGCGCTTCCTACGGGCCAG GAAGTTTGACTATGACCGTGCCATGCAGCTGCTCCTCAACTACCACACCAGCCGGCGGGCCTGGCCCGAGGTCTTCCAGGACCTGAAGCCCTCCACGGTCAAACATGTGTTAGACCTGGGCTTCCTGACTGTTCTGCCCCATCCGGACCTTAATGGATGCTACATCCTCTGTCTCAGACCTG GAAAATGGAAAGCAAATGACTATCCATTTGAGGACAACATCCGGGCCATTTACCTGACTCTGGAGAAGCTGATTCAGCCAGAGGAGACTCAGGTGAATGGGATCGTCATCTTAGCAGACTACACTGGGGTGGGCTTGTCCCAGGCATCCAATCCGGGCCCGTTCCTGGCCAAGAAGGTTGTCAGCATCCTTCAG GATAGCTTCCCAATAAGAATCAAGGCTGTTAACATCATAAATGAGCCCCGGATTTTCAAAGGGATCTTTGCAATAATTAAGCCTTTCCTGAAGGAGAAGATGGCAGAGAGG TACGTTCTCCACGGGTCAGACCTGCGCTCTCTGCACCGCAAAATTCCTCAATCCGTCCTGCCAGAGGagtatggtggagtggccagacaccTTGACATGTCAGCCTGGGCAAAGACATTACTGGACTCTGAGGAGGAGTTTATAGTGGAGTTCTGCCAGCCAGATCCTCTAGAGGGCGTAGTCCTCCCAGACTCCATGCTGTTTGAAGGGGAGCAGCCTGGTGGTGGTGCCAGGGATGACGACACCTTCAGAGGGCTACGCTCTCAGCTCTACTACTGTTACTGA